A DNA window from Drosophila biarmipes strain raj3 chromosome 2R, RU_DBia_V1.1, whole genome shotgun sequence contains the following coding sequences:
- the LOC108029460 gene encoding uncharacterized protein LOC108029460 — protein sequence MGNKPRRQPQRARADEAEAGPERPQQKAPSSWPFWRLVYWLGVLILVSGVGVGMYFTLKSDFGECSSYDVRCD from the coding sequence ATGGGAAACAAGCCACGCCGCCAACCACAAAGAGCTCGAGCCGACGAGGCGGAGGCCGGGCCGGAGCGTCCCCAGCAAAAGGCACCTTCGTCATGGCCCTTCTGGCGCTTGGTCTACTGGCTGGGAGTCCTCATCCTGGTCTCCGGCGTCGGCGTGGGCATGTACTTCACCCTCAAGTCGGACTTCGGCGAGTGCTCCTCCTACGACGTGCGGTGCGATTGA